Proteins encoded by one window of Yamadazyma tenuis chromosome 2, complete sequence:
- a CDS encoding alpha-xylosidase (EggNog:ENOG503PBCN; CAZy:GH31; COG:G), with amino-acid sequence MSEHFSFDRHVDGDTKFSRGRWELKAGVKILWATENVKTVVDTESVYSVFSSRPINHRGDILNNAIITTKLTSPADDIVKLETYHNKSAYKHAKEPRFELTSQSSSLTSTDAAAYQIQSNRLQAQVKEKQFGINFTNEFGRLVTQLGPRSIGYVEDSRFEKPGLTGHKFNDYMTCQLQLAVGERLYGLGERYGPFVKNGQHVEMWNEDGGTSSDVTYKNVPFYLSSKGYGIFVDSTSNVNFELQSERTSRVNITVQGQGMRIYIIYGPDFKHILTKYASLTGFPALPPAWTFGLWLTTSFLTDYDYDTVSSFLQGMKDRDIPLNTFHFDCFWMKGFQWCDFKFDPVYFPDAKKMLSDLKSKFDIKICVWINSYIAQESDLFDEADTNGYFIKKTEDGASYQCDLWQGGMGIVDFTNPQACEWYKSKLAYLIDMGVDSFKTDFGERIPSRDVHYHDGSNPVGMHNFYTYLYNKCVFEVLEQKLGANQACLFARSTTAGGQKFPVHWGGDCESTFEAMAESLRGGLSLSLCGFGYWSHDIGGFEGSPDPAVYKRWCAFGLLSSHSRLHGSHSYRVPWNFDDEASVVLRKFTKLKLSLMPYIYGLAIEAHQHAIPVMRPMLLEFPEDKIAQTCDTQFMLGDALLVSPVFTENGEVSYYLPKGEWYSLIDGKIRHSEGKGEWIDEVHDFTSLPLLVRPNSVFVSADTRSDHAKPDYDYAKSFMVNIYEVCSHKTVDIPSVSGEVVAQVTVRATDTGYDITTSGTIGDFTIRVLGRQLKNSNFTDKLQNSIIDASGSSASIQFLSD; translated from the coding sequence ATGTCTGAGCACTTTTCATTTGATCGCCATGTAGATGGTGACACCAAGTTTTCTAGAGGCCGCTGGGAATTGAAGGCGGGAGTGAAGATCCTCTGGGCCACCGAAAACGTCAAGACGGTCGTGGACACCGAGTCTGTCTATTCTGTGTTCAGCTCTAGGCCTATCAACCATAGAGGtgatatcttgaacaatgccatcatcaccaccaaattgaccaGCCCAGCTGATGATATCGTCAAGCTTGAGACCTACCACAACAAATCGGCCTATAAACATGCCAAAGAGCCCCGATTTGAGTTGACTTCTCAAAGCTCATCTCTCACTTCGACAGACGCGGCTGCGTACCAAATTCAGTCAAATCGTTTGCAAGCTCAGGTCAAAGAGAAGCAATTTGGTATTAACTTCACCAACGAATTTGGAAGGCTAGTGACACAATTAGGACCACGGTCCATTGGATATGTGGAGGATTCCCGCTTTGAAAAACCCGGGTTAACTGGCCACAAATTCAACGATTATATGACTTGCCAGTTGCAACTTGCAGTTGGTGAAAGGCTTTATGGATTGGGAGAACGGTATGGCCCATTCGTGAAAAATGGCCAGCATGTCGAAATGTGGAATGAGGACGGTGGTACCTCCTCAGATGTCACCTATAAGAACGTTCCTTTCTATTTGAGTAGTAAAGGATACGGGATATTTGTCGATTCTACTTCCAATGTAAACTTTGAGCTACAGAGCGAAAGAACTAGCAGAGTAAACATCACCGTCCAAGGCCAAGGCATGAGAATCTATATCATATATGGGCCTGATTTCAAACATATCTTGACCAAATATGCTTCTTTGACCGGGTTTCCTGCCTTGCCTCCAGCATGGACTTTTGGTCTTTGGCTCACTACTTCTTTTTTGACAGACTACGATTATGATACTGTTAGTTCCTTCCTCCAAGGAATGAAAGACCGTGACATTCCGTTGAACACTTTCCATTTTGAttgtttttggatgaaaGGGTTCCAGTGGTGTGACTTTAAGTTCGATCCAGTGTATTTTCCAGATGCAAAAAAGATGCTCTCGGACTTGAAATCCAAGTTCGACATCAAGATTTGTGTGTGGATAAACAGCTATATTGCTCAGGAATCAGATCTATTCGACGAAGCTGATACCAACGGATATTTTATTAAGAAGACAGAGGATGGAGCATCTTACCAGTGTGATTTGTGGCAAGGTGGTATGGGAATCGTTGACTTCACTAATCCCCAAGCGTGCGAGTGGTACAAGTCAAAGTTGGCATATTTGATAGATATGGGAGTTGACAGCTTTAAAACCGACTTTGGTGAGAGAATACCTTCCAGGGACGTACACTATCACGATGGTTCTAACCCGGTAGGTATGCACAATTTCTACACGTATTTGTATAACAAATGTGTGTTTGAGGTGTTGGAACAAAAATTGGGTGCAAATCAAGCATGTCTTTTCGCAAGGTCCACCACCGCAGGAGGGCAGAAGTTCCCAGTACACTGGGGAGGCGATTGCGAATCTACTTTTGAGGCCATGGCCGAGTCATTGAGAGGAGGGTTATCACTTTCTCTTTGTGGGTTTGGATACTGGTCTCATGATATTGGCGGATTTGAAGGATCTCCTGACCCGGCTGTCTACAAGAGATGGTGTGCATTTGGGCTATTGTCTTCGCACTCCAGACTTCATGGTTCACACTCGTACAGAGTTCCCTGGAACTTTGACGACGAGGCTAGCGTGGTTTTGAGGAAGTTtacaaagttgaagttgtcatTGATGCCGTATATATATGGTCTTGCGATAGAGGCACATCAGCATGCGATTCCGGTGATGAGACCAATGTTACTTGAGTTTCCAGAAGACAAAATTGCCCAAACCTGCGACACACAGTTTATGTTGGGAGACGCTTTGTTAGTCAGTCCAGTATTCACAGAAAATGGTGAGGTTTCGTATTACCTTCCAAAGGGTGAATGGTACAGTTTAATCGATGGGAAAATAAGGCACAGTGAGGGTAAAGGTGAATGGATTGACGAAGTTCACGATTTCACTTCCTTGCCTCTCTTGGTGAGGCCAAACTCTGTGTTCGTCTCCGCGGATACGAGGTCAGATCATGCTAAACCGGATTATGATTACGCCAAATCATTCATGGTGAACATCTATGaagtttgcagccataaAACGGTTGATATTCCATCAGTTAGCGGGGAGGTTGTTGCCCAAGTCACGGTTCGGGCTACTGACACCGGGTATGATATAACCACTTCTGGTACTATTGGTGACTTCACTATCAGGGTTTTAGGAAGACAACTCAAAAATTCAAACTTTACTGAtaagttgcaaaattcaATAATAGATGCGTCTGGTTCCAGTGCGCTGATACAGTTCTTGAGTGATTAG
- the LYS4 gene encoding mitochondrial Homoaconitase (COG:E; EggNog:ENOG503NUC6), with translation MKVFFRQFSVTSARARGQNLTEKIVQKYAVGLPSDKRVFSGDYVSIQPAHCMSHDNSWPVATKFMGLGASKVKDNRQIVCTLDHDVQNKSEKNLAKYTNIENFAKEQGIDFYPAGRGIGHQIMIEEGYAYPLNLTVASDSHSNTYGGVGALGTPIVRTDAASIWATGQTWWQIPPVAKVELIGQLPKGVTGKDIIVTLCGLFNNDEVLNHAIEFVGEGVRNLSVDYRLTIANMTTEWGALSGLFPVDETLIAFYQDRITKLPQPHPRVNEETVGNLIKNPTHSDDDAVYAKHLTIDLSTLSPYISGPNSVKISNSLYDLSNQNIKINKAYLVSCTNSRLSDIKAAAAILKGKKVHPDVEFYVAAASSNVQKDAEADGAWQDIIDAGATALPAGCGPCIGLGMGLLEDGEVGISATNRNFKGRMGSKDALAYLSSPEIVAASAVLGKIGGPEELEGKPVAQNREITKQVTVPKAETTASAEDGGAVDILDGFPTEIVGELILCDADNINTDGIYPGKYTYQDDIPKSKMAEVCMENYDSEFRDKVHAGDIIISGFNFGTGSSREQAATAILAKGMKLIVAGSFGNIFSRNSINNALLTLEIPALINMLREKYKDSKELTVRTGWFLKWDVTKAMVYVADSDSNIILSQRVGELGTNLQDIIVKGGLEGWVKSELAKN, from the coding sequence ATGAAGGTTTTTTTTAGACAGTTTTCGGTAACGTCTGCTAGAGCTAGAGGTCAGAACTTGACGGAAAAAATCGTCCAGAAATATGCCGTAGGGTTGCCCTCTGACAAAAGAGTATTTAGTGGGGACTATGTTTCAATCCAGCCTGCTCACTGTATGTCTCATGACAATTCCTGGCCTGTGGCTACCAAATTCATGGGCTTAGGGGCTTCCAAGGTTAAAGATAACCGTCAAATTGTGTGTACATTGGATCATGATGTTCAGAACAAGTCAGAGAaaaacttggccaagtatACCaatattgaaaactttgCTAAAGAACAAGGTATAGACTTCTATCCAGCAGGAAGAGGTATTGGACACCAGATCATGATAGAAGAAGGATACGCGTATCCATTGAACTTAACGGTGGCATCCGATTCACATTCCAACACTTACGGTGGTGTTGGGGCCTTAGGAACTCCTATTGTCAGAACTGATGCTGCTTCGATCTGGGCTACCGGTCAAACATGGTGGCAGATCCCCCCAGTTGCCAAAGTGGAATTGATTGGTCAGTTACCCAAAGGTGTTACTGGAAAGGACATCATTGTGACGTTATGTGGtcttttcaacaatgatGAAGTATTGAACCATGCCATTGAATTTGTGGGAGAAGGCGTAAGAAACTTATCTGTGGATTACCGGTTGACCATTGCCAACATGACCACCGAATGGGGTGCGTTGTCTGGATTGTTTCCAGTTGATGAGACCTTGATAGCTTTCTACCAGGACAGAATCACCAAGCTACCACAACCTCATCCCAGAGTAAACGAAGAGACTGTGGggaacttgatcaaaaaccCTACTCATAGCGACGACGATGCTGTGTACGCCAAGCACTTGACCATTGACTTGAGTACTTTGAGCCCGTATATCTCCGGTCCTAACTCCgtcaaaatctccaactCATTGTATGATTTGTCCAACCAGAATATCAAGATTAATAAGGCATACTTGGTTTCTTGTACCAATTCGAGATTAAGTGATATCAAGGCAGCTGCTGCCATCTTGAAGGGGAAAAAAGTGCATCCCGATGTCGAGTTCTACGTGGCTGCTGCTTCATCTAATGTGCAAAAAGATGCTGAGGCTGATGGTGCTTGGCAAGATATCATCGATGCGGGTGCAACGGCCTTGCCTGCTGGATGTGGTCCTTGTATAGGGTTGGGTATGGGAttgcttgaagatggtgaagtTGGGATCTCTGCCACAAAcagaaacttcaaaggAAGAATGGGATCTAAAGATGCTTTGGCATATTTGAGTTCACCTGAAATTGTCGCTGCTTCAGCTGTTTTAGGGAAAATCGGTGGCCCCGAAGAATTAGAAGGAAAGCCAGTTGCACAAAATAGAGAAATCACTAAACAAGTCACGGTTCCTAAAGCAGAGACTACTGCCTCAGCAGAAGACGGAGGAGCAGTAGATATATTGGATGGGTTCCCAACGGAAATTGTAGGGGAATTAATTCTATGTGATGCTGATAATATCAATACCGATGGTATTTACCCGGGTAAGTATACTTACCAAGATGATATTCCAAAGTCCAAAATGGCTGAGGTCTGTATGGAGAACTATGATTCTGAATTTAGAGATAAGGTCCATGCCggtgatatcatcatcagtgGATTCAATTTTGGAACTGGTTCTTCCAGAGAGCAAGCAGCCACAGCTATTTTGGCTAAGGGaatgaagttgattgtgGCTGGGTCATTCGGTAATATTTTCTCCCGtaactccatcaacaacgCATTATTAACGTTGGAAATCCCAGCCTTAATCAACATGTTAAGAGAGAAGTATAAGGATTCCAAGGAATTGACAGTCAGAACTGGTTGGTTTTTGAAATGGGACGTTACTAAAGCCATGGTTTACGTGGCCGACTCTGACAGTAATATAATTTTGAGCCAAAGGGTCGGCGAATTGGGAACAAACTTGCAAGATATCATCGTTAAGGGGGGCTTAGAAGGTTGGGTCAAGAGtgagttggccaaaaactAA
- the SCS7 gene encoding fatty acid alpha-hydroxylase (COG:I; BUSCO:EOG09263KDI; EggNog:ENOG503NV5W) — protein MSRNLALLSASEVAKHNTVTDAWVTLYNRKVYDITGFINEHPAGGDIIIPYLGKDITQIMADTISHEHSESAYDMLDEEMLIAYVATPIEEEEMLNNRNHTPVEVRLQDNNNYALDEFHDHLPALDKLSIQTDYEADIKKHKFLDLSKPLFPQVLFGNFSKDFYLEQVHRPRHYGQGSAMFFGNFLEPFTLTPWWMVPLCWLAPNLFIFYVGFVNQNKIIALSLWLFGLGVWTLVEYCLHRFLFHLDKYLPDHPISLTLHFSLHGVHHYLPMDKYRLVLPPVLFIVLAYPFYRLVFSLLPFYMACSGFAGGTFGYIMYDCTHYFLHHTKLPAYFQELKTYHLEHHYKNYELGFGVTSKFWDVIFNTEITETFEKRN, from the coding sequence ATGTCAAGAAACTTGGCCTTATTGCTGGCACTGGAAGTGGCTAAACATAATACTGTCACTGATGCGTGGGTTACCCTTTACAACCGAAAGGTGTATGACATCACCGGATTTATCAATGAGCATCCCGctggtggtgatatcatcatccCATATTTAGGAAAAGATATCACCCAGATTATGGCCGACACCATCTCCCACGAACACTCTGAAAGTGCCTACGATATGTTGGACGAAGAGATGTTGATTGCTTACGTGGCCACACCTattgaggaagaagaaatgtTGAATAACAGAAACCACACTCCGGTAGAAGTCAGATTACAAGACAACAATAACTATGCGTTGGATGAGTTCCACGATCACTTACCTGCATTGGATAAGTTATCTATTCAGACCGACTACGAAGCCGATATCAAGAAACACAAATTTTTGGATTTAAGCAAGCCTTTATTCCCTCAGGTGTTGTTTGGAAACTTTTCTAAAGATTTCTACTTGGAACAAGTTCACAGACCTAGACACTACGGGCAAGGTTCTGCTATGTTCTTTGGTAACTTCTTGGAACCGTTCACGTTGACTCCATGGTGGATGGTTCCGTTGTGTTGGTTGGCacccaacttgttcatcttTTACGTGGGGTTTGTCAACCAGAACAAAATCATTGCTTTGAGTCTCTGGTTGTTCGGTCTTGGGGTTTGGACCCTTGTCGAGTACTGCTTACATAGATTCTTGTTCCACTTGGACAAGTACTTGCCTGACCACCCTATTTCCCTCACGTTACACTTTTCTTTACACGGAGTTCACCACTATTTGCCAATGGATAAATACAGATTGGTATTACCACCAGTTTTATTCATTGTTTTGGCCTATCCCTTCTACAGGTTGGTGTTTTCTCTCCTTCCATTCTACATGGCGTGCTCGGGATTTGCTGGAGGGACCTTTGGTTATATCATGTACGACTGTACCCACTATTTTTTGCACCACACCAAGTTACCAGCTTACTTTCAAGAGTTGAAAACCTACCACTTAGAGCACCACTATAAGAACTACGAGTTGGGCTTCGGCGTCACCTCCAAGTTCTGGGACGTGATTTTCAACACTGAGATCACCGAAACCTTTGAAAAAAGAAACTAA
- a CDS encoding uncharacterized protein (EggNog:ENOG503PHMV) — MPETDISEYRRLLGSLEKSHRRDLATHLYSTALMHNLHPVFPYWRYTQWPLSVDRVPDPRTQFEYTDVANIRGIRFEPEVVQSAVEARFTRFTPNNLATEPVLPITRGSRKLRHGQTDAPPSRKRPVREVDSDDSSESEYFSAGADGGSEEESDGEVEELDWLDDEKGDENGDENGVEPNNNDSDEDETIGTLRVSDASDTDAEEESDSINPLRRIKFVQKRSDHNADLYLEMKALLERAISKKLNRMNLRKGQQMTTKMDTPATDQMAKCLAGKVDDLTRELAKLSHKDDTNPHRHGLFTWQDILISEQLIAKPTLPSTGSNEFYTKCEDMFLHMKYNYRLAGESENEEEDAPTNSSVNFSYYDYLQRLQHKKVTKKSNMTPEFILQQKQAVKEVAANKRKIFMELLAQKERDNTLSWNKGYNRDGVYKKGKRHFKAPKNDEEFPEFALQHGGLRIDEYEYLVDF; from the coding sequence atGCCCGAGACAGACATTAGTGAATATCGACGGCTTTTGGGCCTGTTGGAAAAGAGCCACAGGAGAGACCTCGCTACACATCTCTATTCTACCGCATTAATGCACAATTTACACCCGGTGTTCCCATACTGGCGGTATACTCAATGGCCTTTGAGTGTTGACCGAGTGCCTGATCCTCGAACCCAATTTGAATATACAGACGTGGCGAACATCAGGGGCATAAGGTTCGAACCGGAAGTGGTACAAAGTGCGGTGGAGGCGCGTTTTACGCGTTTTACCCCCAACAACTTGGCTACAGAGCCCGTGCTACCGATAACACGAGGATCTCGCAAACTACGCCATGGCCAAACTGATGCtccaccttcaagaaaacGCCCAGTGCGAGAGGTGGATTCAGACGACAGCTCTGAGTCCGAGTATTTTTCTGCTGGTGCCGACGGTGGtagtgaagaagagctGGATGGTGAGGTTGAGGAATTAGACTGGTTAGACGATGAGAaaggtgatgaaaatggtgatgaaaatggCGTGGAacccaacaacaacgactCGGACGAGGATGAAACCATCGGAACACTTCGCGTCTCCGACGCGTCTGACACTGACGCAGAAGAGGAGCTGGACTCCATTAACCCGTTGAGGCGGATCAAGTTTGTACAAAAGCGAAGCGACCACAATGCCGATTTGtacttggaaatgaagGCTTTACTTGAACGAGCAATTTCCAAAAAGCTCAACCGCATGAACCTAAGAAAGGGCCAGCAAATGACTACTAAGATGGATACTCCGGCCACCGACCAAATGGCCAAATGTCTCGCAGGAAAAGTAGATGATCTCACTCGAGAGTTGGCAAAACTCAGCCATAAAGACGACACAAACCCCCATAGACATGGGCTTTTCACGTGGCAGGATATACTCATTTCAGAGCAGTTGATAGCCAAACCAACCCTCCCCAGCACAGGGTCAAACGAGTTCTATACCAAGTGTGAGGACATGTTCCTCCACATGAAGTACAACTATAGGCTTGCTGGTGAAAGTGAaaatgaagaggaagatgCTCCAACAAACTCATCGGTAAACTTCAGTTACTATGATTACCTCCAGCGCTTGCAACACAAGAAAGTCACCAAGAAGTCAAACATGACCCCTGAGTTCATTCTTCAGCAGAAGCAAGCAGTAAAGGAAGTGGCTGCGAACAAACGAAAAATCTTTATGGAACTCCTAGCCCAAAAAGAGCGAGACAATACCCTTTCTTGGAACAAGGGATACAATAGAGATGGGGTATACAAAAAGGGGAAACGGCACTTCAAGGCCCCCAAGAATGACGAGGAGTTCCCAGAGTTTGCCTTGCAACACGGTGGATTGCGCATCGATGAATACGAATATTTGGTAGATTTCTGA
- the URA5 gene encoding orotate phosphoribosyltransferase (BUSCO:EOG09264O9F; COG:F; EggNog:ENOG503NY1H) codes for MQSFSAEFLDISLESKALIFGEFTLKSGRKSPYFFNAGLLNTGKRLSALATAYAKAIITSGIKFDVLFGPAYKGIPLASITVVKLAELEPETYGNIEYAFNRKEKKDHGEGGSIVGASIENKKVLIIDDVITAGTAIREAFDIIENANGTPAGCIIALDRQETSPGSDVSTTQAVAKEFNVPVVSITCLDDIITHLKGKISADELEMIQEYRKNYSPKA; via the coding sequence ATGCAATCCTTTTCCGCCGAGTTTTTAGACATTTCCTTGGAGTCCAAAGCCTTGATCTTTGGTGAGTTCACCTTAAAATCAGGTAGAAAGTCCCCATATTTTTTCAACGCAGGTCTTTTGAACACAGGAAAACGGTTGTCGGCTTTGGCTACCGCTTATGCCAAGGCCATCATCACTTCAGGCATCAAGTTCGACGTGCTCTTTGGCCCTGCTTACAAGGGTATTCCGTTAGCTTCCATCACTGTGGTCAAGTTGGCTGAATTAGAACCTGAAACTTACGGTAACATCGAATATGCCTTCAACAGAAAGGAGAAAAAGGACCATGGAGAAGGTGGCTCCATTGTTGGAGCTTCGATCGAAAAcaagaaggtgttgatcaTTGACGATGTGATTACTGCTGGAACTGCTATCAGAGAAGCATTTGATATCATCGAAAATGCCAACGGAACCCCGGCTGGATGTATCATTGCCTTGGACAGACAAGAGACGAGTCCCGGATCAGACGTGTCAACCACCCAAGCGGTGGCCAAAGAGTTTAATGTGCCAGTGGTTTCCATCACTTGTTTGGACGACATCATCACTCACTTGAAGGGCAAGATTTCGGCAGACGAGCTCGAGATGATCCAGGAATACAGAAAGAACTATAGTCCTAAGGCGTAA